A genomic segment from Pseudoxanthomonas sp. CF385 encodes:
- a CDS encoding M3 family metallopeptidase: MTNPLLDFSGLPRFDEIRAEHIAPAIDELLAEAEAAVAAAEAVTPVAWDSFVVPLDDATERLARAWNQVTHLEAVVNTPALRGAYNALLPKVTRFWSAVGQNLALYRQYRALSDAPEAAQYDDARRKVLENALRDFRLGGAELPEAQKVRFGEVKEELASLSAKFSQNVLDATDEYEFWIKDKQHLGGLPADVVSAARAAAKADDEPGWKFTLQMPCYLPVQTYADDRALRETLYHANAVRASELADNEALDNSTLIDRILALRGELAALLGFPSYAAYSLATKMADTPDEVLHFLRDLAARAKPHAQRDRAELEAFAHEHLGLEAVEAWDLAYASEKLKQARYSFSALEVKQYFTEPAVLAGLFGVIGDLYGLRVEQDTAPTWHPDVRFYRLVDGEGALVGQFYLDLYAREGKRGGAWMDDCRNRRATARGAQTPLVYLVCNFGKGVDGKPATFSHNDVTTLFHEMGHGLHQLLTQVGELGVAGINGVEWDAVELPSQFMENFCWEWARVQAMTAHVDSGEPLPRALFDKMVAAKNFQSGMATVRQLEFGLFDMQLHSGFDAAGDTVLALLDRVRAEVAVNLPPEWNRFPHQFSHIFAGGYGAGYYSYKWAEVLSADAYEAFEEAPDKVAETGARFRHEILARGGSRGAAENFRAFRGRAPRIDALLRHAGMAG, from the coding sequence CACCGGTGGCATGGGACAGCTTCGTCGTGCCGCTCGATGACGCCACCGAGCGCCTGGCGCGTGCGTGGAACCAGGTGACCCACTTGGAGGCCGTGGTGAACACGCCGGCGCTGCGTGGCGCCTACAACGCGCTGCTGCCGAAGGTGACGCGCTTCTGGAGCGCGGTGGGGCAGAATCTGGCGCTGTATCGCCAGTACCGCGCGCTGTCCGATGCGCCCGAGGCCGCGCAGTACGACGATGCGCGCCGCAAGGTGCTGGAGAATGCGCTGCGCGATTTCCGCCTCGGCGGCGCGGAACTGCCGGAGGCGCAGAAGGTGCGCTTCGGCGAAGTGAAAGAGGAACTCGCGAGCCTGTCGGCGAAATTCTCCCAGAACGTGCTCGATGCCACCGACGAGTACGAATTCTGGATCAAGGACAAACAACATCTCGGCGGCTTGCCGGCCGACGTGGTGTCCGCCGCGCGCGCCGCGGCCAAGGCCGACGATGAGCCGGGCTGGAAGTTCACCCTGCAGATGCCGTGCTACCTGCCGGTGCAGACGTACGCCGACGACCGCGCGTTGCGCGAGACGCTGTACCACGCCAACGCGGTGCGCGCGTCCGAACTGGCCGACAACGAAGCGCTCGACAACTCCACGCTGATCGACCGCATCCTCGCGCTGCGCGGTGAACTCGCGGCGCTGTTGGGTTTCCCCAGCTACGCGGCGTATTCGCTGGCGACCAAGATGGCCGACACGCCGGATGAGGTCCTGCATTTCCTCCGTGACCTGGCCGCACGCGCGAAGCCGCATGCGCAGCGCGACCGCGCCGAGCTGGAAGCCTTCGCGCACGAGCATCTGGGCCTCGAGGCCGTCGAAGCCTGGGACCTGGCCTATGCGAGCGAGAAGCTCAAGCAGGCGCGCTACAGCTTCTCCGCGCTGGAGGTGAAGCAGTATTTCACCGAGCCGGCGGTGCTGGCTGGCCTGTTCGGCGTCATCGGCGATCTGTATGGCCTGCGGGTTGAGCAGGACACTGCGCCGACCTGGCACCCCGATGTGCGCTTCTACCGGCTGGTGGATGGCGAAGGGGCCCTCGTCGGCCAGTTCTATCTCGACCTGTACGCGCGCGAAGGCAAGCGCGGTGGTGCGTGGATGGACGATTGCCGCAACCGCCGCGCGACGGCGCGCGGCGCGCAGACGCCGCTGGTCTACCTGGTCTGCAACTTCGGCAAGGGCGTGGATGGCAAGCCGGCCACCTTCAGCCACAACGACGTCACCACGCTGTTCCACGAGATGGGCCACGGCCTGCACCAGCTGCTCACCCAGGTCGGCGAACTCGGTGTGGCCGGCATCAATGGGGTCGAGTGGGATGCGGTGGAACTGCCCAGCCAGTTCATGGAGAACTTCTGCTGGGAGTGGGCGCGCGTGCAGGCGATGACCGCGCACGTGGACAGCGGCGAGCCGCTGCCGCGCGCGCTGTTCGACAAGATGGTCGCGGCGAAGAACTTCCAGAGCGGCATGGCGACGGTCCGGCAGCTGGAGTTCGGTCTGTTCGACATGCAGCTGCACAGCGGCTTCGACGCCGCCGGCGACACGGTGCTCGCGCTGCTGGACCGCGTACGCGCCGAGGTGGCGGTGAACCTGCCGCCCGAGTGGAACCGCTTCCCCCACCAGTTCAGCCACATCTTCGCGGGCGGCTACGGGGCCGGTTACTACAGCTACAAGTGGGCCGAGGTGCTCAGCGCGGATGCCTACGAGGCCTTCGAGGAGGCGCCCGACAAGGTGGCCGAGACCGGCGCGCGGTTCCGCCACGAAATCCTGGCCCGGGGCGGCAGCCGTGGCGCGGCCGAGAATTTCCGGGCCTTCCGCGGTCGTGCGCCCCGCATCGACGCGCTCCTGCGCCATGCCGGCATGGCCGGATGA